The Candidatus Eremiobacterota bacterium DNA segment CCGTCCGCAGATGTTCGGCTCGGTCGGGTTCCGGCCGCGCACGGTGCAGCGCGTCGCGCTCGGCGCCGGGCGCGACGGAAAGCTGACCGCGCTCGTGCACGAGACGAGCGCCCAGACGTCGGTGTTCGACGAGTTCATGGCGCAGACGGGCGCGCTCTCCGCGGTGCTCTACGCGACGCCGAACCTGACGATCACGCACCGGCTGCGGCGGCTGAACTACTCCACGCCGACGTTCATGCGCGCGCCCGGCGAGTCGTGCGGCTCGTTCGCGCTGGAGTCCGCGATGGACGAGCTGGCGTACGCGACCGGCATCGATCCGCTCGAGCTGCGGCTGCGCAACGACACGAACGTCGACGCCGACGGCAAGCCGTTCTCGAGCCGTTCGCTCGCGCAGTGCATCCGCGCGGGCGCGGAGCGGATCGGCTGGAGCCGCCGCAATCCCGCAGCGCGCTCGATGCGCGAGGGCAACCTGCTGGTCGGGATCGGGATGGCCGCCTCGACCTACCCGACGCATCGCAGCCCGGCGAGCGCGCAGGTGCAGGTGCGGGCCGACGGGAGCGTCGTCGTGCGCAGCGCCGGCGTCGACATCGGGACCGGCGCGTACACGGTGTTCTCCCAGGTCGCGGCCGATGCGCTCGGCGTCCCCGTCGAGCGGGTGCGCATGGAGCTCGGCGACAGCGACTTCCCGAACGCGCCGAACGCCGGCGGCTCGACGCTCACTGCCAGCGCCGGATCGGCGATCAAGCTCGCCGCTCTCGACGCGCGCGCGAAACTGCTCGCGCTGGCGGGCGGCGATGCGAGCGCGCTCGGCGCGGCCGGCGCGATCCCCGCGCTGCTCCGCGCGCACGGCACGGACGTGGTCGAAGGGCGCGCCGACGCGAAGGCCGGCGAGGAGGCGCATCAGTACGCGATGCATGCGTTCGGCGCGCAGTTCGCCGAGGTCCGCGTCGACCCGGATCTCGGCACGGTGCGAGTCGTGCGCTTCGTGAACGCGTTCGGTTCCGGCCGCATCCTCAACGAGAAGACCGCGAAGAGCCAGTACATGGGCGGCGCGATCTTCGGCATCGGTATGGCGCTGCTCGAGCACACCCGCTACGACGAGCGCACCGGCCGCATCATGAACGCGAACCTCGCCGACTACCTGCTCCCGACGAACGCCGACGTCCCGGCGGTCGAGTCGATCATCGTCCCCGAGAACGACCCGCACGTCAACGAGATCGGCGTGAAGGGAATCGGCGAGATCGGCATCGTCGGCGCCGCCGCCGCCGTCGCGAACGCCGTCTACCACGCCACCGGCAAACGCGTCCGCGACCTCCCGATTACCCCGGAGAAGCTGCTGGCGTAGCCGTCGAGGGGATCAGGCGGGGCTCAAAATCCCGTCGCGCAGGGTTGGCACGACGGTCAGCGTGTCGAGGGCGGCGCTGGTGGTGATGTCGGCGGCGAAGCCTTTGTGGGCGAGGGACTGGGCGTGGTCGGCGCTCGCGATCGCGTCGGGAAGGCGTGAGGCGACGGAGCGGTAGAGGAGCGCGGCGGCGCGGGCGCCGTCGCGCAGCTCGACGTCGCCGATCTGCGCGAGCAACGCGTCGACGAGGGCGCCCGCGCCGAGCGCGTCCTCGAGCGCGAAGCCGTTCGCTTCGCCGGCGCAGACGATTGCGACGTCGCCGTCCTCGTTCGCGAGCGCGTCGGCGACCGCGAGGCGGTTCACCAGCGCGGCGGTGCGCACCGACGCCGCCGTCGAGACGGCGCGCAGCGCGCGGGTGCCGTTCGTGGTCGTCATGACCAGCATCTTCCCGGCGACGCGCTCCGGCGTGAACGACACCGGCGAATTGTCGAGGTCGAACCCTT contains these protein-coding regions:
- a CDS encoding 2-phosphosulfolactate phosphatase — encoded protein: MSRCVDVLLSPPASSDLVRGAHVAVVDVLRATTTIAVALANGAEGVIAVAEPEDAIALGNRLGRERVLFCGERDAVRIEGFDLDNSPVSFTPERVAGKMLVMTTTNGTRALRAVSTAASVRTAALVNRLAVADALANEDGDVAIVCAGEANGFALEDALGAGALVDALLAQIGDVELRDGARAAALLYRSVASRLPDAIASADHAQSLAHKGFAADITTSAALDTLTVVPTLRDGILSPA
- a CDS encoding xanthine dehydrogenase family protein molybdopterin-binding subunit; its protein translation is MSALVGAPVDRVDGRLKVTGAAKYSAEIAVPNLAYGVMVLSTAASGTASVDATTALRAPGVIDVMTPQNAPRVQNGGQGGGDRTLMVLQDEVVRYDRQPVAVVIADTFERAVDAAAMVRVRYARTAAVTRFDAAPEYKPGTQGQGGQQPQGGQQAQAAQSHDVDKHKGDAASALAAAAVKVDNVYVVPVEHHNPMEPHATVAAWDGDKLTVYEATQGIINARRKLATTFGLPASNVRVVSKFIGGGFGGKGSVWPHAVLAAMAAKLVNRPVKIVLSRPQMFGSVGFRPRTVQRVALGAGRDGKLTALVHETSAQTSVFDEFMAQTGALSAVLYATPNLTITHRLRRLNYSTPTFMRAPGESCGSFALESAMDELAYATGIDPLELRLRNDTNVDADGKPFSSRSLAQCIRAGAERIGWSRRNPAARSMREGNLLVGIGMAASTYPTHRSPASAQVQVRADGSVVVRSAGVDIGTGAYTVFSQVAADALGVPVERVRMELGDSDFPNAPNAGGSTLTASAGSAIKLAALDARAKLLALAGGDASALGAAGAIPALLRAHGTDVVEGRADAKAGEEAHQYAMHAFGAQFAEVRVDPDLGTVRVVRFVNAFGSGRILNEKTAKSQYMGGAIFGIGMALLEHTRYDERTGRIMNANLADYLLPTNADVPAVESIIVPENDPHVNEIGVKGIGEIGIVGAAAAVANAVYHATGKRVRDLPITPEKLLA